In Nonomuraea sp. NBC_00507, the following are encoded in one genomic region:
- a CDS encoding nucleobase:cation symporter-2 family protein, which yields MVTNEVHPVDARLPAAQLGTLGLQHVLAMYAGAVAVPLIVGGALKLPPDQLAYLINADLLISGIATLIQCVGVWRFGVRLPIMQGCTFAAVTPMVLIGTTQGGLPAVYGAVIVSGLLVVAVAPYFARIVRFFPPLVTGTIITIIGMSLLPVAANWAAGGVGSPAYGEPRNIAMAAAVLLLILAVYRLSKGFLGRVAVLVGIVAGTVAAIPLGFTDFSHVGSAGLFGISTPFAFGLPTFHVTAIISMCVVMLVSMTETTGDFVAVAEMTGSDLTPRRLADGLRADGFSTALGGVFNTFPYTAYAQNVGLVGLTGVRSRWVVAAAGGILVVLGLIPVLGAVVAAIPQPVLGGAGIAMFGTVAASGIRTLTKVSFEGNHNLVIVAVSIGVAAIPVGAPEFYAEFPDWAQTVLNSGISTGSLLVIVLNLVFNHLRTGQRTG from the coding sequence ATGGTGACGAACGAGGTGCATCCGGTCGACGCGCGGCTGCCGGCGGCGCAACTGGGCACGCTGGGACTGCAGCACGTGCTGGCGATGTACGCGGGAGCGGTGGCGGTGCCGCTCATCGTGGGCGGCGCGCTGAAGCTGCCTCCCGACCAGCTCGCGTACCTGATCAACGCCGACCTCCTCATCAGCGGCATCGCCACGCTCATCCAGTGCGTGGGCGTGTGGCGGTTCGGCGTGCGGCTGCCGATCATGCAAGGGTGCACGTTCGCGGCCGTCACGCCGATGGTGCTGATCGGCACCACGCAGGGCGGGCTGCCCGCCGTCTACGGCGCGGTCATCGTCTCGGGGCTGCTGGTGGTGGCGGTCGCGCCCTACTTCGCGAGGATCGTGCGGTTCTTCCCGCCGCTCGTCACCGGCACCATCATCACGATCATCGGGATGTCACTGCTGCCCGTCGCCGCGAACTGGGCCGCCGGAGGCGTCGGCAGCCCGGCGTACGGGGAGCCGCGCAACATCGCCATGGCCGCGGCCGTGCTGCTGCTCATCCTGGCCGTCTACCGGCTGTCGAAGGGCTTCCTCGGCCGGGTGGCGGTGCTGGTGGGCATCGTGGCCGGCACGGTGGCCGCGATCCCGCTGGGCTTCACCGACTTCTCGCACGTCGGGTCGGCCGGGTTGTTCGGCATCAGCACGCCGTTCGCGTTCGGGCTGCCGACCTTCCACGTCACCGCGATCATCTCGATGTGTGTGGTCATGCTCGTGTCCATGACCGAGACCACCGGCGACTTCGTGGCCGTGGCGGAGATGACGGGGTCGGACCTCACGCCGCGCCGGCTGGCCGACGGGCTGCGGGCCGACGGGTTCTCCACCGCGCTCGGCGGCGTGTTCAACACCTTCCCCTACACCGCCTACGCCCAGAACGTCGGCCTCGTCGGGCTGACCGGCGTACGCAGCCGCTGGGTCGTGGCGGCGGCCGGCGGCATCCTCGTGGTGCTCGGCCTCATCCCCGTGCTCGGCGCGGTGGTCGCGGCCATCCCGCAGCCGGTGCTCGGCGGGGCCGGGATCGCGATGTTCGGCACCGTGGCCGCCTCCGGCATCCGCACGCTGACCAAGGTGAGCTTCGAGGGCAACCACAACCTCGTCATCGTGGCCGTGTCCATCGGCGTGGCCGCCATCCCGGTGGGTGCGCCCGAGTTCTACGCCGAGTTCCCCGACTGGGCCCAGACCGTGCTCAACAGCGGCATCAGCACCGGCAGTCTCCTGGTGATCGTGCTGAACCTCGTCTTCAACCACCTGCGCACCGGCCAGCGGACGGGCTGA
- the allB gene encoding allantoinase AllB, giving the protein MTQLDLVVRSRRTVTPEGERAAAVAVRGEKITALYDYAAPLDAAEDVDLHDLALLPGLVDTHVHVNEPGRTHWEGFDSATRAAAAGGVTTIVDMPLNSLPPTISVAALEAKLAAARGQCHVDVGFWGGAVPGNVKDLAPLHERGVYGFKCFMSPSGVDEFPPLEHADLRRALEEIAGFAGSGGLMVVHAEDPALLRDPAGPTYPEFLESRPGTSERSAVQRVVELARETGARVHILHVSSADCLDVLEAAQADGVAVTAETCPHYLTLTAEQVPEGATAYKCCPPIRSEANRDRLWEGLARGVLSCVVSDHSPSPADLKVPDFAAAWGGIASLQLGLPAVWTEASRRGHGLGDVVRWMSANPAALADISGKGGIKPGNDADLVAFDPAADNPVDAARLHHKNAVTPYHGRVLKGAVLTTWLRGRPVDGEPHGRFLPAGERMMVGEPAEQHLILGEK; this is encoded by the coding sequence ATGACGCAGCTGGACCTCGTGGTCCGGTCCCGCCGGACCGTCACGCCGGAAGGGGAGCGGGCGGCCGCGGTGGCCGTACGGGGAGAGAAGATCACGGCCCTGTACGACTACGCCGCGCCGCTCGACGCCGCCGAGGACGTCGACCTGCACGACCTGGCACTGCTTCCCGGGCTGGTCGACACGCACGTCCACGTCAACGAGCCCGGGCGTACGCACTGGGAGGGGTTCGACTCGGCGACCAGGGCGGCGGCCGCGGGCGGCGTCACCACGATCGTCGACATGCCGCTCAACTCCCTCCCGCCCACGATCAGCGTGGCGGCTCTGGAGGCCAAGCTGGCGGCCGCGCGCGGGCAGTGCCACGTGGACGTGGGGTTCTGGGGCGGGGCCGTGCCGGGCAACGTCAAGGACCTCGCGCCGCTGCACGAGCGCGGCGTGTACGGGTTCAAGTGCTTCATGTCGCCGTCGGGCGTCGACGAGTTCCCGCCCCTGGAGCACGCCGACCTGCGACGGGCGCTGGAGGAGATCGCCGGCTTTGCGGGCTCCGGCGGGCTGATGGTGGTGCACGCCGAGGACCCGGCCCTGCTACGGGATCCCGCAGGCCCCACATATCCGGAATTCCTGGAATCGCGGCCGGGAACGTCGGAGCGGAGCGCCGTCCAGCGAGTCGTCGAGCTGGCCAGGGAGACCGGCGCCCGCGTCCACATCCTCCACGTCTCCAGCGCCGACTGCCTCGACGTGCTGGAGGCCGCCCAGGCCGACGGCGTGGCGGTGACGGCCGAGACGTGCCCCCACTACCTGACGCTGACGGCCGAGCAGGTGCCGGAGGGGGCCACGGCGTACAAGTGCTGCCCGCCCATCCGCTCCGAGGCCAACCGGGACCGGCTGTGGGAGGGGCTGGCGAGGGGCGTGCTGAGTTGCGTCGTGTCCGACCACTCGCCGTCGCCCGCCGATCTGAAGGTCCCCGACTTCGCCGCGGCCTGGGGCGGGATCGCCTCACTGCAGCTCGGGTTGCCCGCCGTATGGACGGAGGCGTCCCGCCGGGGGCACGGCCTGGGGGATGTGGTGCGCTGGATGTCCGCCAACCCGGCAGCACTGGCCGATATTTCTGGAAAGGGTGGCATTAAACCGGGCAACGATGCCGACCTGGTCGCCTTCGACCCCGCCGCCGACAACCCCGTGGACGCCGCCCGCCTCCACCACAAGAACGCGGTCACGCCTTACCACGGCCGCGTACTGAAGGGCGCCGTCCTGACCACCTGGCTGCGAGGTCGTCCGGTGGACGGCGAGCCGCACGGACGGTTCCTGCCGGCCGGGGAGCGCATGATGGTGGGAGAGCCGGCCGAGCAGCACCTGATCTTGGGAGAAAAGTAG
- a CDS encoding glycerate kinase, producing MAPDKFKGSLTAAEVARRVSAGLGVPTVELPVADGGDGTVDAAVACGFDRITIEVTGPTGERVPASYAWHTADDTAVVELAEASGLRRLPGEREPLTATSYGTGELVADAVRRGAKRVVLGLGGSACTDGGAGMAQALGARLLDVGGNELPRGGAALTSLDRIDMSEFMDISGVEFVVASDVDNPLLGPHGAAAVYGPQKGATPEDVKSLEAALSRLAAVATQTHGLLGAVEHDDMPRPMGVAGAPGAGAAGGVGFAALAFLHADIRPGIDYLLGLLGFGTHVEGARLVVTGEGSLDEQSLRGKAPIGVAQAAAKAGVPVVAVCGRRTLSDEELKAAGIQAAYALTDLEPDLDRCMAEAGPLLERLAARIAADHLEGE from the coding sequence GTGGCCCCCGACAAGTTCAAGGGGTCGCTGACGGCGGCCGAGGTGGCCCGGAGGGTGTCGGCGGGGCTCGGCGTTCCCACAGTGGAGCTGCCGGTGGCCGACGGCGGCGACGGGACCGTCGACGCCGCCGTGGCCTGTGGCTTCGACCGGATCACGATCGAGGTGACCGGGCCGACGGGCGAGCGCGTCCCCGCCTCGTACGCCTGGCACACCGCTGACGACACGGCCGTGGTCGAGCTGGCCGAGGCGTCCGGGTTGCGCCGCCTGCCGGGGGAGCGCGAGCCGCTGACCGCCACCAGCTACGGCACGGGCGAGCTCGTCGCGGACGCCGTGCGGCGCGGGGCCAAGCGGGTGGTGCTGGGGCTGGGCGGCAGCGCGTGCACGGATGGGGGAGCGGGGATGGCGCAGGCGCTCGGCGCTCGGCTGCTGGACGTCGGCGGCAACGAGCTGCCGCGGGGCGGGGCGGCGCTGACGAGCCTGGACCGCATCGACATGTCCGAATTTATGGATATTTCTGGGGTTGAGTTCGTGGTGGCGAGCGACGTGGACAACCCGCTGCTCGGCCCGCATGGGGCGGCCGCCGTGTACGGGCCCCAGAAGGGCGCCACCCCCGAAGACGTCAAGTCGCTGGAGGCGGCGCTGTCCCGGCTGGCGGCCGTGGCCACACAGACGCATGGCCTGCTGGGCGCGGTCGAGCACGACGATATGCCCCGGCCCATGGGCGTCGCCGGGGCGCCGGGGGCGGGGGCGGCCGGCGGGGTCGGGTTCGCGGCGCTGGCGTTCCTGCACGCCGACATCCGGCCCGGCATCGACTACCTGCTGGGGCTGCTCGGGTTCGGCACCCACGTCGAGGGCGCGCGGCTGGTCGTCACCGGCGAGGGGTCGCTGGACGAGCAGTCGCTGCGCGGCAAGGCGCCGATCGGCGTGGCGCAGGCGGCGGCCAAGGCAGGTGTGCCGGTGGTGGCCGTCTGCGGGCGGCGTACGCTCAGCGATGAGGAGCTGAAGGCCGCGGGCATCCAGGCCGCGTACGCCCTCACGGACCTGGAGCCCGACCTCGACCGCTGCATGGCCGAGGCGGGGCCGCTGCTGGAGCGCCTCGCCGCCAGGATCGCCGCCGACCACCTCGAAGGGGAGTAG